A stretch of DNA from Catenulispora acidiphila DSM 44928:
GTACGCCTGATCGGCGAGGTTCCGAACGCCGACGGCCTGTTCGTGTCGGACCACTACGGAATCACCGCACTGGTAACGGCGACCGCCTCAGCCACGCCAACCTCCCCTATCGCAAGCGCCACCGCCTCCCCCGCACTCGACGCGACACCAACCGCCCGAACCGCCCTCGCCTGGATCCCGCCAACCCCGGCATGGGAGCCGATCCAGGAGATCCGCCGCCGCCTCGACCCGCAGGTCCACCGCTGGCCGCCGCACGTCAACCTCCTGTTCGGCTTCATCCCCGAGTCAGAGTTCGACGCCGCGATCCCCCTGCTGAGCAAGGCCGCCGCCACCGTCGCACCCTTCGAGACAGAACTCACCGAAGTCCGCCACTTCACCCACCGCACCGACAGCACCCTCTGGCTCCACCCCACCGGCACCGCATGGCAAACCCTGCACACAGCCCTCCTCGAAGCCTTCCCCACCTGCCGCAACCGCGAGACCTACACCCCGCACCTGACCATCGCCAAGGTCCCCAACCCACCCCGCACCCCACCCAAGATCGCCCCCACCACCACGCCAGTCACCGAACTGGCCCTCCTCTCCCGCCGCGCCGACGGCCCGATGGAAGTCCGCGCAGTCATCGAGCTGGGAACCGGCGCAGTCCGGCTGCTGGATGTTGACCCCGGCGCCACTTCCGCCACCCCGCAGCCCGCCGCGCCCGGATCATCTGGCGCTGGCACTGGCACTGGCGCCGCCATCTCGCCGAACGCCCCTGCCGCCTCGGATCCCCCGCACCTCGACCACCCAGCCGCCACCAGCCACCGCGCGCTGAGCACCGGCGCAGTCCGGTCGATGGCTGCTGATGCCGGTGCGGCCTCCGACTCCGCGCACCTCGACCGCCCCGCTGCCACCGGCCACCGCGCGCTGAGCACCGGCGCAGCCCGGTCGATGGCTGCTGATGCCGATGCGGCCTCCGACTCCGCGCACCTCGACCGCCCCGCTGCCACCCTCACCGCGCGCATCACCGAAGCCCTCCCCGAGGCCACCATCCACCTCGTCGGCTCCCGCCGTACCGCCACACACCTCCCGGCCGCCGACATCGATCTCGTCGCGGCCGTCCCGGGCGCCCCCGACATCGGCGCGCTCGAGCGCCGCGTCGCCAAGGCGCTCGGCGCGGGTCATCGCGTGCGCCAGCTCGTCGCCGCGCGCGTGCCGGGTCTGCGCATCGTCACCCCTCGCCTCAGTGCCGACCTCGTACTCGCCCCTACCGGCGACATTCCGCCCGCCGATGCCGTCGCGCGGCGTGCCGAACTCGGCGAGACCATCGCCAGCTCGCTGTCTGCGGTGTCCGACGCCGAGGCGCTCATTGCCCTGCGGCCGGGACCGCATGTCCGCGTCGCCAAAGCCTGGGCGCGTGCGCGCGGCCTCGACGCCGCCCCGCTCGGCGGGCTCCCCGGGCTCGCGTGGGCGCTGATGGCGGCGCGCTGCCGCGACCTGACCGACTTCTTCGAGACCTGGGCCGCCCACAGTTGGCAGGACCCGATTCCCACCCCCACCGCGCCGATCCGCGACCTGACGCTGCATCTCACCGCATCGATGCGCGACCTGATCACCGAAGAGCTCTACAACGGCTGGGAGACGGTCACCTCGACACCCGACCCGCTCCCGACGCTCCTCGCGCCGCCCCCGATGCACCGCCGCCACCGCCGCTGGGCCGTGATCACCCTCAGGGCAGACGGCATCGAAGCACGCGACGTCCTCGAAGGCCGCGTCCGAGGCCGCACCCGCAGCCTCCTGTCAGCCCTCGACGAAGCCGGCGTCACCGACACCCACGCGTGGCCTCGCGCCTTCCACACCGCCGACGCCAACGCCAACGCCAACACCGAGCTCCGCACCGCCATCGGCCTCGGCCGCACCCCGCCGACCCGCGACGCGCTCGCCGAGATCACCAAGCCATGGCTCCGCGGCCTGAGCGGCGTCACGGTCGAGCTGGCTGGGAACGGCGACGTGCCGACGCTGATCTAGCGGCCGCAAATCGATCGCCGAGAAGGCGCCTAAGCCGTCCCCCCGACCGTCACCGTCCGCATCCCATCCCCCGCGACCCGCCCGCCGATCTCGGCCCACCCGTCAACCGCCGCCGGCCGGGCGAGGATCTCCGATCCCCACCCCTGCCGGATCACCAGCGCCCGCCCCAGCGCCCCGACCTGGCGCATCGCCGCCGAGCCGGTCGCCTCGTCCTCCTCGATGCCGCTGTCGGCGGCGAACACCCGCGCGCGCATGACGCCGCCGGGCTCGTCCGTCCACGCCCAGAACTGGTGGCGGCGGTACTCCGGCGCGGGCGGGACCGCCAGGGTCTCCACCGCGGCCTCGTCGGCGACCTCGACCAGACCCCAGTCCGGGGCGTCGGAGATGCGGCCGCGGATCCACACGCGGCCGCCCTCGGACCAGGTCGGGACCTCTGCGGCCTTCTGGGGGCGCAGCGCCTTCACCTCGCGGCCGGTGAGGCGGGACAGCAGCCATGACGTGCCGACCAGGGGGTGGCCGGCCAGCGGGAGTTCGGCGGCCGGGGTGAAGATCCGCAGGCGGGCCTGCTCGACGTCGTCGACGAAGACGACCTCGCTGAAGCGCAGGTCGGAGGCCAGTTTGCGGCCCGCGGCGGCGTCCAGGTGCGCGGCGTCGAGCACCACGCCCAGATTGTTGCCGAACAAACCGTGCGCGTCCGTGAAGACCCGGACTATATGGACGTCGGCCATCATGCTCATGGGCCCAGGCTACTGCCCGGGCCCGGCCGCACGGCCCTTACTTCTTGGCCTTGTCACCCGTCTCATTGGTCAGCGCGGCGATGAAGGCGTCCTGGGGCACCTCGACCCGGCCGACCATCTTCATGCGCTTCTTGCCTTCCTTCTGCTTCTCCAGCAGTTTGCGCTTCCGGGAGATGTCACCGCCGTAGCACTTGGCGAGGACGTCCTTGCGCATGGCGCGGACCGATTCGCGGGCGATCACCCGGGAGCCGATCGCGGCCTGGATCGGGACCTCGAACTGCTGGCGTGGGATCAGCTCGCGCAGGCGCTCGGTCATCCGCACGCCGTAGGCGTACGCCTTGTCCTTGTGCACGATCGCCGAGAAGGCGTCCACGGTCTCGCCGTGCAGCAGGATGTCGACCTTCACCAGGTCTGCCTGCTGCTCGCTGGTGGGCTCGTAGTCCAGCGAGGCGTAGCCGCGGGTCTTGGACTTCAGCGAGTCGAAGAAGTCGAAGACGATCTCGGCCAGCGGCAGCGTGTAGCGGATCTCGACGCGGTCCTCGGACAGGTAGTCCATGCCCAGCAGCGCGCCGCGGCGGCTCTGGCACAGCTCCATCACCGCGCCGACGAAGTCGTTCGGGGTCAGGATGGTCGCGCGCACCACCGGCTCGTGGATCGACATCACCTTGCCGCCGGGCATCTCCGAGGGGTTGGTGACGATGTGCTCGGTGCCGTCTTCCATCCCGACCCGGTAGACCACCGACGGCGCGGTGGCGATCAGGTCCAGGTTGAACTCCCGGTCCAGGCGCTCGCGGATGATCTCCAGGTGCAGCAGGCCCAGGAAGCCGCAGCGGAAGCCGAAGCCCAGCGCCGCGGAGGTCTCCGGCTCGTAGACCAGGGCCGCGTCGTTGAGCTGCAGCTTGTCCAGGGCCTCGCGCAGCTCCGGGTAGTCCGAGCCGTCGATCGGGTAGATGCCGGAGAACACCATCGGCTTGGGTTCCTTGTACCCGCCGAGAGCCTCCAGGGCGCCCTTGTTCTGAGTGGTGACGGTGTCGCCGACCTTGGACTGGCGCACGTCCTTCACGCCGGTGATCAGGTAGCCCACCTCGCCGGCGGCCAGGCCCTGGGAGGAGGTCGGCTCCGGGGAGATGACGCCGATCTCCAGCAGCTCGTGGGTGGCGCCGGTGGACATCATCGCGATGCGCTCGCGCTTGGTCAGGTGGCCGTCGACGACCCGGACGTAGGTGACCACGCCGCGGTAGGAGTCGTAGACCGAGTCGAAGATCACGGCCCGCGCCGGACCGTTCGGGTCGCCGGCCGGCGCCGGGACGCGGCGCACGACCTCGTTGAGCACGTCCGCGACGCCGACTCCGGTCTTGGCGCTGACCCGCAGCACGTCGTCGGGCTCGCAGCCGATCAGCCGGGCGATCTCCTCGGCGTACTTCTCCGGCTGCGCGGCCGGCAGGTCGATCTTGTTCAGGATCGGGATGATCTGCAGGTCGTTCTCCATGGCCAGGTACAGGTTGGCCAGGGTCTGCGCCTCGATGCCTTGAGCGGCGTCGACCAGCAGGAGCGTGCCCTCGCACGCCGCCAGCGAGCGCGAGACCTCGTAGGTGAAGTCCACGTGCCCGGGGGTGTCGATCATGTTCAGGATGTAGGTCTTGCCGTCGTCGGCCTGCCAGGGCAGCCGGACCGCCTGCGACTTGATGGTGATCCCGCGCTCGCGCTCGATGTCCATCCGGTCCAGGTACTGCGCACGCATGGCGCGTTCGTCGACCACGCCGGTGAGCTGGAGCATCCGGTCGGCCAGGGTCGACTTGCCGTGGTCGATGTGGGCGATGATGCAGAAGTTGCGGATCAGCGCCTGGTCGGTCTTCGACGGCTGGGGGATGTTCGGCGGAAGCGGGGGCACTCGGCGGGTCCAGTCTGTCCGGGATACGGCGTGGTGGGGATCGGGCTCGGCGTTCATTACACTGCCCTCTATCGTCCCACGACCCACGGGGTTACCGAGAACCGTATATCGGGACGTCACCGGCCACGTGCCCGGTTTGGGTCCGCGCACGGGCGCCTGCTAGCCTGGTCCCTTGCGTGGCGCGTGCGTTGCCTCGCGCCCACCACCAACTATCTCACCAAAGCAGAGGCATCTTTCAGTGGCGAACATCAAGTCCCAGATCAAGCGGATCAAGACGAACGAGAAGGCGCGCCAGCGCAACAAGGCCGTCAAGTCCTCGCTGAAGACCGCGATCCGCAAGACCCGCGAGGCCGTCGAGTCCGGCGACACCGCGAAGGCGCAGGAGCTGGCCCAGGCCGCCTCCCGCGAGCTGGACAAGGCCGCCTCCAAGGGCGTCATCCACGCCAACCAGGCCGCCAACAAGAAGTCGGCGCTGGCCAAGAGCGTGAACGGCCTGCAGGGCTGACCCTTCCCTGCCATGCGGTCCCTCTCGCCGCGGTAGAGAACCCGAGAACTCCGATCGGCGCGACCCCTTCCCCAGGGGTCGCGCCGATCGTCTTTGCGTGTTGCGCCAACGCATACCCCGACGTGAGCGGTGGGAGCATCGCGCTACGCTGAGCGCGGCGCCGCAAGACAAGGAATTCACTGGGGGTGGGGACGACTTCATGGAGCCGCTGCGATCGGGCGATCCGAGAAGGATCAGCAGCTACGAGATCCTGAACCGGCTCGGCGCCGGCGGGATGGGGCAGGTCTACCTCGGACGCTCGCCGTCCGGTCGCCGCGTGGCGGTGAAGGTGATCCGCCCCGAACTCACCAACGACCCCACCTTCCGCCAGCGCTTCCGCCGCGAGGTCACGGCGATGCGCCAGGTGTCGGGCTTCTTCACCGCCCCGGTGGTGGACGCCGACCCCGACGGCGACCCGGCCTGGCTGGCCACCGCCTTCGTCCCCGGCCCGTCGCTGGAGAGCGCGGTCACCGAGGCCGGCGCGATGCCGCACCAGGACGTCCTGCTGCTGGCCGCGGGCCTGGCCGAAGCCCTGAACGCGATCCACCGCGAGGGCCTGACCCACCGCGACCTGAAGCCCGGCAACGTCCTGATGGCCGACGACGGCCCGCGCGTCATCGACTTCGGCCTGGCCGTCACCACGGGCGCCACGAACCTGACCCAGGCCGGCACCGTGGTCGGCACGCCCGCCTTCATGTCCCCCGAGCAGGTCTCCGGCCAGCCCGTGGGCCCGGCCTCCGACGTCTGGTCCCTCGGCGCGGTCCTGGCCTACGCCGCCAAGGGCGAATCCCCCTTCGGCGACGGCACCACCATGGAGACCATGCTGCGCGTGATGAACGGCGAGCCGGACCTGTCCGGCCTGACCGGCACACTGGCGCAGCTGGTCAGCGCGTGCATGATGAAGGACCCGAACATCCGCCCGACGCCGGCGCGGATCCTGCAGGTGCTGTCCGAGGGCGCCGGGGTGCAGCCGACGATGGCGATGGAGGTGCAGCCTCCGGTGGTGGGTGCGGGGGCTGGGGGTGGTGCTGGGGCCGGTGCCGGGTCCGCTGCGAGTTCAGGCCAGAACCCCGGTCCGGTATCGGGATCTGCCGTATCGCCGCAGCCGCAGTCCCAGGCTCAGGACCAGGCTCAGGCTCAGTCCCAGCCGCCAGCACCGACGTGGGGCTCAGGACCTGTCACGCCCCCGGCCGCCGACGCCCCGACCGCCCCAACACCCGTGTGGGGCTCGGGATCCACGTCGACTCCGGCTTCGGGTTCGAATACCACCGCATCGACCTGGGGTTCCGCTCCAGCGCAGCAGTCGGCACCGGCGTGGGGCACCACAGACCAGTGGTCGCAGGTCTCGAGCCAGCAGACCTCGCCGACGTACCAGGGCGGACCGCCGACGCAGGCCGCGCAGTCCGTCAGCCCGTGGATGCAGCCCTCGCCGCCTTATGGCGTCCCGATCCCCTCCCCCGCGCCGGCCAAGAAGAACCGCAACGGCCTGATAGCCGCCGTCGGCATCGCCGCCGTGGTGGTCATCGGCGGCGGCATCGCGATCGCCGCCTCCAGCGGCGGCTCCGGAGGTTCGTCGGGCGGTACCACCGGCGGCACGCTCGGCGGCAACGGCGGAATCGGCAAGCTGACGCCCATCGCTGGCGGCTTCCAGCTGTCCAGCCTGCTCACCGACTCCGACGCCGCACAGTTCCTCAAGACCACGCCGACCCCCGGCGCCGCGACCGACGACGCCACGGACGACCCCTCCACCTTCAACAAGGACTGGACGGTCTCCTCCGGCTCCCAGGAGCTGCGGATCCAGGCGTCGAACTACAAGAGCAGCACCACGCAGGCGACCAGCGACTTCCTCGGCCACACCGAGACCCTCGCGACCGAGACCCCGTTCCAGGACCAGGGCTCGCTCGGCAACTCGGACAAGACCGAGGTCCAGGTCGCCACCGACGCCAGCAGCGGTCTGCAGCACTGCCAGATCGAGGTGCTGCGCGGCGGTCTCGACGTGAACATCATCTTCGTCGAGTCCGGCTCGGCCGACGCCGCCCACACCGACGTGGTGAACCTGGCCAAGCTGATCACGAGCCGCCTGCCCGCGAAGTAAGCACGGCGACGTCCCGGTCGCAGCCACGCCGATCCACTTCGGCGCACGGCTGCGACCGTCCGCGCCGCGCGCCTATCGCCCTTATCGGCGGCCTATCGGCCTATCGGCCTGTCCGCCTACTTACCTCAGCCTCAGCCGCGAGCGCCCTGCCCCCGGGCCTGACACACCGTCACGACACACCGCTCCAACGCGTACGCCGGATCGTCGCCGCCACCCTTCACCGCGGCATCGGCCTCAGCCACCGCCAGCAACGCGGTCCCGATCCCGTCAGGCGTCCACCCGCGCACCTGCTGCCGCACCTTGTCGATCTTCCACGGCGGCATCCCCAAATCGCGCGCCAGATCCGCCGGACGCGCGCCACGCGGCGCCGACGCCACCCGCGCCACAGACCGCACCCCGGCCGCCAACGCACTGGTGATCAGCACCGGAGCAGTCCCGGTCGCAAGCGCCCAACGCAGCTGCTCCAGCGCCTGCGCGGTCCGCCCGTCCACAGCCAGATCCGCCACGGTGAACCCGGACACCTCCGCACGCCCGCTGTAGTACTTGGCGACCACCGTCTCGTCGATCGGCGCCTTGCCGTCCTCAGCCGTGTCGGCGATCAGCTGCGCCGCAGCCGCTGCCAACTCCCGCAACTCATTGCCCACCGCATCGAGCAGCGCACGCGCCGCCTCCTCGGTGATCTGCCGCTTGGCCGCCTTGAACTCATCACGCAGAAAGGCGATCCGCTCCGTCGGCTTGGTCACCTTCGCGACATCCACCCGCGCCGCCCCGGCCTTCTCCACCGCGGTCAGCAACGCCTTGCCCTTCACCCCACCGTTGTGCACGACCACCAACGTGATCTCATCCGCCAGCTCACCCAGAGCACTGGTCAGCATGGTGACATCCTCAGCCGCCAAATCCTGCGCCGACCGCACCACCACAACCCGACTCTCGCCAAACAACGACGGACTCACCAACTCGGCAAAAGTCCCCGCACTGAAGCTCCCCGGCATCAGATCCCGCGCCTCAGTCTCCGGATCAGCCGCACGCCTCGCAGCAACAACCCGCGCCACAGCACGATCAACAAGCAGTTCCTCGGCCCCGACAACGAGGACGAGCTGAGGCGGAGAAGCAACGTGAGCAGGCATCAGGCCAAGCATGGCACGCCCCGCTGACAAGTCCCTATTGCCCACCCTTGCCAGACCTCCAGTGACCGGAGGACCCAGCGCCTCCGCGCACCTGGGCGACTCTCCCGACGCGGCCAAGCTCGCGCTTCCCTACCCTGCGCACCTTTGGCAGCCCAGTCGGCGCGGCCAAGCTGGCGCTGCCTTAACTTGCGTGCAGTTCAGCCGGCGCGGCTAGGCTCGTGCTTCCCACTTCTGCAGCCGGCCTGGTCCGTGCCTATTGCACTGGCGTTTCCCGGTCACCGCAGCCCGCCAGGCGCCTGTGCCCATTGCCCAGCGTTTGCCTTACCTG
This window harbors:
- a CDS encoding RNA repair domain-containing protein; this translates as MRTSQEIYHRVRWDARFDASRFVLGVEMRGREPKRVPLPSFDPHGDIPWHRVLFFEADGRLVWDRASGLDALDALDASGAGLAQRVRLLAAPFFEPRTPHAFIDGRWQPGTNASSPAIGLDLRILTWNTLWDRYDKDLIRTAERRPMLLAALRAADVDVIALQEAEPALVKMLLAEDWVRREWTLGGDPRSSDVADSGVLVLSRLPVVEAGWHALGRYKAVAAVVVEGGAGPVVVANTHLSSDHSADGASLRTEQLGQLADGLRAIDAVPVVLVGDFNDDTDAPASRLGMTDAWTQVHGVADDTATFDPSANPLAAVSSLTGDAKRLDRVLLLGATASDVRLIGEVPNADGLFVSDHYGITALVTATASATPTSPIASATASPALDATPTARTALAWIPPTPAWEPIQEIRRRLDPQVHRWPPHVNLLFGFIPESEFDAAIPLLSKAAATVAPFETELTEVRHFTHRTDSTLWLHPTGTAWQTLHTALLEAFPTCRNRETYTPHLTIAKVPNPPRTPPKIAPTTTPVTELALLSRRADGPMEVRAVIELGTGAVRLLDVDPGATSATPQPAAPGSSGAGTGTGAAISPNAPAASDPPHLDHPAATSHRALSTGAVRSMAADAGAASDSAHLDRPAATGHRALSTGAARSMAADADAASDSAHLDRPAATLTARITEALPEATIHLVGSRRTATHLPAADIDLVAAVPGAPDIGALERRVAKALGAGHRVRQLVAARVPGLRIVTPRLSADLVLAPTGDIPPADAVARRAELGETIASSLSAVSDAEALIALRPGPHVRVAKAWARARGLDAAPLGGLPGLAWALMAARCRDLTDFFETWAAHSWQDPIPTPTAPIRDLTLHLTASMRDLITEELYNGWETVTSTPDPLPTLLAPPPMHRRHRRWAVITLRADGIEARDVLEGRVRGRTRSLLSALDEAGVTDTHAWPRAFHTADANANANTELRTAIGLGRTPPTRDALAEITKPWLRGLSGVTVELAGNGDVPTLI
- a CDS encoding PhzF family phenazine biosynthesis protein — protein: MSMMADVHIVRVFTDAHGLFGNNLGVVLDAAHLDAAAGRKLASDLRFSEVVFVDDVEQARLRIFTPAAELPLAGHPLVGTSWLLSRLTGREVKALRPQKAAEVPTWSEGGRVWIRGRISDAPDWGLVEVADEAAVETLAVPPAPEYRRHQFWAWTDEPGGVMRARVFAADSGIEEDEATGSAAMRQVGALGRALVIRQGWGSEILARPAAVDGWAEIGGRVAGDGMRTVTVGGTA
- the lepA gene encoding translation elongation factor 4; the encoded protein is MPPLPPNIPQPSKTDQALIRNFCIIAHIDHGKSTLADRMLQLTGVVDERAMRAQYLDRMDIERERGITIKSQAVRLPWQADDGKTYILNMIDTPGHVDFTYEVSRSLAACEGTLLLVDAAQGIEAQTLANLYLAMENDLQIIPILNKIDLPAAQPEKYAEEIARLIGCEPDDVLRVSAKTGVGVADVLNEVVRRVPAPAGDPNGPARAVIFDSVYDSYRGVVTYVRVVDGHLTKRERIAMMSTGATHELLEIGVISPEPTSSQGLAAGEVGYLITGVKDVRQSKVGDTVTTQNKGALEALGGYKEPKPMVFSGIYPIDGSDYPELREALDKLQLNDAALVYEPETSAALGFGFRCGFLGLLHLEIIRERLDREFNLDLIATAPSVVYRVGMEDGTEHIVTNPSEMPGGKVMSIHEPVVRATILTPNDFVGAVMELCQSRRGALLGMDYLSEDRVEIRYTLPLAEIVFDFFDSLKSKTRGYASLDYEPTSEQQADLVKVDILLHGETVDAFSAIVHKDKAYAYGVRMTERLRELIPRQQFEVPIQAAIGSRVIARESVRAMRKDVLAKCYGGDISRKRKLLEKQKEGKKRMKMVGRVEVPQDAFIAALTNETGDKAKK
- the rpsT gene encoding 30S ribosomal protein S20, which encodes MANIKSQIKRIKTNEKARQRNKAVKSSLKTAIRKTREAVESGDTAKAQELAQAASRELDKAASKGVIHANQAANKKSALAKSVNGLQG
- a CDS encoding serine/threonine-protein kinase, with protein sequence MEPLRSGDPRRISSYEILNRLGAGGMGQVYLGRSPSGRRVAVKVIRPELTNDPTFRQRFRREVTAMRQVSGFFTAPVVDADPDGDPAWLATAFVPGPSLESAVTEAGAMPHQDVLLLAAGLAEALNAIHREGLTHRDLKPGNVLMADDGPRVIDFGLAVTTGATNLTQAGTVVGTPAFMSPEQVSGQPVGPASDVWSLGAVLAYAAKGESPFGDGTTMETMLRVMNGEPDLSGLTGTLAQLVSACMMKDPNIRPTPARILQVLSEGAGVQPTMAMEVQPPVVGAGAGGGAGAGAGSAASSGQNPGPVSGSAVSPQPQSQAQDQAQAQSQPPAPTWGSGPVTPPAADAPTAPTPVWGSGSTSTPASGSNTTASTWGSAPAQQSAPAWGTTDQWSQVSSQQTSPTYQGGPPTQAAQSVSPWMQPSPPYGVPIPSPAPAKKNRNGLIAAVGIAAVVVIGGGIAIAASSGGSGGSSGGTTGGTLGGNGGIGKLTPIAGGFQLSSLLTDSDAAQFLKTTPTPGAATDDATDDPSTFNKDWTVSSGSQELRIQASNYKSSTTQATSDFLGHTETLATETPFQDQGSLGNSDKTEVQVATDASSGLQHCQIEVLRGGLDVNIIFVESGSADAAHTDVVNLAKLITSRLPAK
- the holA gene encoding DNA polymerase III subunit delta; protein product: MLGLMPAHVASPPQLVLVVGAEELLVDRAVARVVAARRAADPETEARDLMPGSFSAGTFAELVSPSLFGESRVVVVRSAQDLAAEDVTMLTSALGELADEITLVVVHNGGVKGKALLTAVEKAGAARVDVAKVTKPTERIAFLRDEFKAAKRQITEEAARALLDAVGNELRELAAAAAQLIADTAEDGKAPIDETVVAKYYSGRAEVSGFTVADLAVDGRTAQALEQLRWALATGTAPVLITSALAAGVRSVARVASAPRGARPADLARDLGMPPWKIDKVRQQVRGWTPDGIGTALLAVAEADAAVKGGGDDPAYALERCVVTVCQARGQGARG